In Populus alba chromosome 4, ASM523922v2, whole genome shotgun sequence, the genomic window ATTGTGCAACCTACTCCTATTCAGGTGCAAGGTCTTCCTGTTATCTTAACAGGAAGGGACATGATTGGGATTGCCTTCACAGGATCTGGGAAGACGCTTGTTTTTGTGCTTCCACTGATTATGATTGCCTTACAGGAGGAGATTATGATGCCCATCATGCCTGGAGAAGGCCCTGTTGGTTTGATTGTCTGCCCATCAAGAGAACTTGCCAGACAAACTTATGAAGTTGTGGAAGAATTTTTGATTCCAATGAGAGCAGCTGGGTATCCAGAACTGAGGCCATTACTATGTATTGGTGGAGTGGATATGAGGTCACAGTTGGAGGTTGTAAAGAAGGGTGTGCACATTGTAGTTGCAACTCCTGGAAGGTTGAAGGACATGCTagcaaagaagaaaatgagCCTGGACAACTGCAGGTTTGAaccatttattttatgatacagtattgttttaaattaatgacTTTGTTCTCTATTGTTATTGTGATAGTCATGGATTCTTACTTTTATCTTGTTGAGAGGGTCTCTATTTGCTATATGCATCCATATAGATTTGATACCAAACTAAGCCCCTGTCATAAATTTCCTCTTTTTATTCCAGACCCCTTAtcaattaagtattttttattatccttttttttagttCTGCAGACATGCAACCTCTGCTGACATTCCTCATCtcaaaacttttttcaaactCAGATAATGTCTGCTTGCTGGTTATACTTATAGTCTTGCTAGACTTCAAAACCTTAAACTTGATCATATTTGCTACTCAGATTTAATTTGGCTTTTTCTCCACAAGTGGTGCAGTTGAGTTTGACTTGGTTCCTGTCATTTGAGAAAGCCACAAAGGACATTGCTAATAAGATAGCCTTTAACATCATAGGAAGTGATGGAGGAACTTGTGGTGTCTGGAGAATAATTTCATATTAGTTGCTCAATGATTCTTTGAAGATGTGTGTGTAGTCTGAATAAACTTTCTTGGTATTGTATCTTCAGCTTCCTTGTTTAGCTATAAAGATGACATCTTGAATTGAAAATGTTTGATGCAGCTGTATTTAACCGTGCATATAAGAGTTGGTGTTGCCATTTTCTTGTTTCTATTCCCCCTTAGTTTCCTAGTCTTGCAGCAAATTGTATGGCTTTGCTATGTTTGCTCGcttgatgcattttttttcatcctttcatATAATGTTTGATacacttttcttctctctctagctctctttttttcttttttccctgaagatatattttttattcatctgcTGGCTACTTTCTGTTAAGATTGTTGCCATTGCCTTCAGGTACTTAACATTGGATGAAGCAGATAGATTAGTGGATTTGGGCTTTGAGGATGACATAAGGGAAGTTTTCGACCACTTCAAAGCCCAAAGGCAAACTCTTTTATTCTCTGCCACCATGCCcaccaaaattcagaattttgCTAGAAGTGCTCTCGTGAAGCCTGTCACTGTTAATGTGGGAAGAGCCGGGGCAGCAAACCTTGATGTGATCCAGGAGGTTGAGTATGTAAAACAGGAGGCAAAGATTGTTTACCTTCTTGAGTGCCTACAGAAGACGCCACCTCCTGTATTGGTATTTTGTGAGAACAAGGCTGATGTGGATGACATTCATGAGTATCTCCTCCTGAAGGGAGTGGAGGCTGTTGCCGTTCATGGAGGCAAAGACCAGGAAGAGAGGGAGTATGcgatttcatcatttaaagCAGGCAAGAAAGATGTCTTGGTTGCAACTGATGTCGCCTCAAAAGGGTTGGATTTTCCTGACATTCAACATGTAATTAACTATGACATGCCTGCCGAAATTGAAAACTATGTACATAGGATTGGGCGAACAGGAAGATGTGGTAAGACTGGAATAGCAACGACCTTTATAAACAAAAACCAGAGTGAGACAACACTTCTTGATCTGAAGCACCTCTTGCAAGAAGCGAAGCAGAGGATTCCTCCTGTTTTGGCTGAGTTAAATGATCCAATGGAAGATGGAGACACGATTACTAGTGCAAGTGGAGTTAAAGGGTGTGCTTATTGTGGTGGTCTTGGTCACCGCATCCGTGATTGCCCCAAGCTGGAGCATCAGAGAAGCCAGCAACTTGCTAACTCCAGGAGGGATTATTTCGGGTCTGGTGGTTATAGGGGAGAAATATGATGTATTTGTACGGTCTTTTCAGCTGATCTGGCGTGCATATTTCTATACTATGTGTTGCTGTATCAGAAAACTTTATGTTCTTTTAAATGGCAGGGTTACAATAGAGAGGCTTTTGTCGAAATTTATGTTGTCTGTAAATGT contains:
- the LOC118031138 gene encoding DEAD-box ATP-dependent RNA helicase 35; this translates as MEEEDNYVEYVPVAKRRALTAQMILQRRGNISALEDELEKSKLAEAKPSLLVKASQLKRDQPEISQTEQIVQQEKEMIEHLSDKKTLMSVRELAKGITYTEPLLTGWKPPLPIRKMSRKECDAIRKQWHIIVDGEKIPPPIKHFKDMRFPEPILKMLKAKGIVQPTPIQVQGLPVILTGRDMIGIAFTGSGKTLVFVLPLIMIALQEEIMMPIMPGEGPVGLIVCPSRELARQTYEVVEEFLIPMRAAGYPELRPLLCIGGVDMRSQLEVVKKGVHIVVATPGRLKDMLAKKKMSLDNCRYLTLDEADRLVDLGFEDDIREVFDHFKAQRQTLLFSATMPTKIQNFARSALVKPVTVNVGRAGAANLDVIQEVEYVKQEAKIVYLLECLQKTPPPVLVFCENKADVDDIHEYLLLKGVEAVAVHGGKDQEEREYAISSFKAGKKDVLVATDVASKGLDFPDIQHVINYDMPAEIENYVHRIGRTGRCGKTGIATTFINKNQSETTLLDLKHLLQEAKQRIPPVLAELNDPMEDGDTITSASGVKGCAYCGGLGHRIRDCPKLEHQRSQQLANSRRDYFGSGGYRGEI